In Aquabacterium sp. OR-4, the DNA window GTGGCGGCCATCGGTGTCGGCATAGGCGCGCTCGCGCAGCCTTTGCCACAGCCACAGACACATGGCGATGACCGGCGCACCGATCAGCCTGGACAGCAGATACCTCATGGCGCGCAGCTTACAGGCCGCGCGCCGCGCCGCCGCGCCGCCGATGGCGGGCACGGGCGGCGGGCCTGGCCTGGCCTGGCCTGCGCTCAGAACTTGTGCTGCAGGCTGAGCTGGTAGTTGCGCGGCGCGCCATAGATGGCGCCGTACTGCAGGCCGCGCACATAGGTCTTGTCGAGCAGGTTCTTGACGTTCAAGCGCACGCTGGTGCTGGCATCGAACTCGTAGGCGGCGAACGCGTCCACCAGGGTGTAGGCCGTCTGGCGCACGCCGCTGCTGCCCTGCACCTCGCTTTGCCAGCGCAGCGATGCACCGGCGCGCAGGCCTGGCAGCAGCGGCAGCTTGCTTTCGGCACGCACGTGGGCGGTGGTCTTGGGCACCCACAGCGTGCCGACCTGGTAGCCGTTGATGCCTTCGATCTCGACCCGCGCAATGCCGGCGGCCAGCTTGACGCCCTCGCCCACGCGGCCCATGGCCTCGAACTCCCAGCCCGAGGACTTGGCGTCGACCGGCGTGTAGTAGTAGGTGCCGTCGCGGGTGGTGTTGGGGTCGGTGTCGGTCGGGAAGGTGCCGGCAAAGGCGGCCAGGCCGCTTTGCTTGGCGCCGTACACGGCCAGCGTGGTCAACAGCTTCTTGTCCAGCCACTCGGCCTTGACACCGATCTCGTGGTTCAGGCCCTTCATCGGCGCCAGGTACTCGCCGCCGAAGTCAACCTGCTCCTGGTTCTGGAAGATGCTGGAGTACGAGGCATAGGCCGAGATGTCGGGCGTGATCTCGTAGCTCAGGCCCAGGTAGGGGCTGACCTTGCTGGTGTCGGGGTACACCGTGGCCGGCGTGTTGCCGTAGCGCGAGCTGCCCTCGCGCTGCAGGCGCACCGCGTTCAGGCCGGTGATGGCGTGCAGGCCATCGGCCAGGTTCAGGCGCGAGGCCAGGTACAGGCGGGTCAGCACCTGCTTGCCGGCGGTGGCCGGCTCGGCCGCGCCCCAGGTGGGCTCGGCATAGACGTTGCCGGCATACGGGAAGGCCGGCAAGGCGAGGAAGTTGCCGACGACGGCGGCCCGGGTGTCGGTGGTGAACTCGTCGGTGGCATGGCTCAGGCCGGCCAGCAACTGGTGCTTGCGTCCGAAGAGGCTGAAGCGCCCGTTCAGGTTGACATCCAGGATCTCGCTGTCGCTGGGCGAGTACGAGGTGTAGGCCCAGCCGACCAGGCCGGTGTTGTCGGCGTTCAGGCCGCCACCGTTGGTGTAGGCGTAGAGCAGGCGGGTGGCCTCCTCGGTGCGCCGCACGTTGTAGGTGGCCTTCAGCTCCCAGTTCTCGCTCAGGCTGTGGGTGTACTCGATGAAGCCGCTGTTGGTGCGGGTGTTCCAGTAGGTCCAGTCTTGCGAGGTGGAGGCCGAGCGGTCGAAGTTGGCGCGGCTGCCGTTGGTGTAGTTCAGCGTCAGCGAGCCCCACATCGGTGACTTCTGCTTCATGTCCTGGTGGCTGAAGCCCAGCGTCAGCGTGCCGTTGCTGCCGATCTGGCCGTCGATCACGCCGTAGATGCTGGTGCGCTTGTCATGCAGCGCGCGCAGGTACGAATCCTTGTCGTCGTGCGCCACCACCAGGCGGCCGGCCCAGCGGCCGTCGTCGGACAGGCGCCGGTTCAGGTCGAGCGTGAGGCGCTTCTTGTTGTACGAGCCCAGCGTCAGGCCGATCGTGCCCTGGTCGGTGTTGGTGGGGCGCTTGCGCACGTAGTTGATCGTGCCCGACGAATTGCCCACGCCGGTGAGCAGGCCGTTGGCGCCGCGGATGACCTCGATGCGCTCGAACAGGAAGGTGTCCTGCTGGCCCACCACGGTGCCCCAGGAGTTGGTCATGCCCAGGCCGTCGAGCTGGGTGGACTGGATGTCGAAGCCGCGCGCGTTGTAGGTGGCGCGGTTGGTCTCGTACTGCTCGACGTTGACGCCGGTGACCAGGCTCAGCGCGTCGTTGGCGCCGTCGAGGCCGAAGTCGCTGAGCTCCTCCTTGTCGACCGTGCTCACCGATTGCGGCGTGTCCTTGATCGTCAGCGGCAGGCCCGTGGCGCCCTTCGAAATGCGCTGCGCGCGCTTGCCGGTGATCACCACCGCCTGGCCGCTGGCGGGCGTGGTGCTGGCTGTTGCGGTGGTGCTGGCCTGCGCCGCCGGCGCCGGCGGCGCGCTGTCGGTGGTGGCAACGGCGGGCTGGCTCTGGCCATGGGCGGGCAGAAACACCAGGGCGGCGGCAAAGGCGCAGGCGCTGAGCGCCGGATTGCGGGACATGGGGGTACTTCCTTGAATTGCGTGGGAGATGGCATCACGGTGCCCGCCGGGGCGCGGCAAGCACGGCACCCGGTGCCGTGCCCCACCGCCCCGGCCAAGCCGCCGCTGGAGTGAAGCGATCCGGCCGGCCCGGCAGCACCGGTGCGCCAGGCGGTGGATCAACGGCGAAATCTTAATCGCAATAGGAAGGGTTCTCATTCATAATGAGCATATTCACCACACTGGGCGTCGCCGGCTGCAGGGTTCGGCCGCGCCATGGAGTCCGCATGTCCGAAGAATTCCGCCGCGTCTGGACCTGGCCGGTCGCGCTGGGTCTGCTCACCGCCACCGGCCTGCTCAGCGCGCTGGTGTCCGATGGCTGGGGCGATGCCTGGTCCTGGCTGGCGCTGGGTGTGCCGGTGGCCGTGATGACCCGCTTCTCGCTGACAGGACGCTAAAGCCATGCCCTCGCCCAAAGCCCTGCGCGTGTGGTCGTGGCTGCACACCTGGAGCAGCCTGGTCTGCACCGTGTTCATGCTGCTGCTGTGCCTGACCGGTCTGCCGCTGATCTTTCATCACGAGATCGAGCACCTCAGCGGTGACGAGGTGGAACTGCCCGCGCTGGCCCACAGCGGCCCGCCGGCCAGCTTCGACACGGTGCTGGCCGCGGCGCGCGCCAAGTACCCGCAGCGCGTGCTGCAGTACGCCTCGGCCGACGAGGAGAACCCGCTGCTGTGGCATGTGACGCTGACGCCCACGCCGGCCCCCACCGACGACTACAAGTCGCTTGCCGTGGATGGCCGCAACGCCCAGGTGCTGCGCGACGCGCGCACCAGCGAAGGCTTCATGTACTGGATGCTGCGCCTGCACGTCGACCTGTTTGCCGATCTGCCCGGCAAGCTGTTCCTGGGCTTCATGGGCCTGCTGCTGGTGATCGCCATCGTCTCGGGCGTGGTGCTGTACGCGCCCTTCATGCGCAAGCTCGAGTTCGGCGCGGTGCGCCGCGACCGCTCGCCGCGCCTGAAGTGGCTGGACCTGCACAACCTGCTGGGCATCGTGACCCTGGTGTGGGCGCTGGTGGTGGGCTTCACCGGCGTGATCAACACCTGGACCGACCTGCTGGTGAAGTACTGGCAGTACAGCGAGCTGAGCGCGCTGCTGGCGCCCTACCAGGGCCAGGCCCTGGTGGCCGAGGCCGAGCGCGCGCCGATGCAGGCCGCACTCGATGCCGCGCGCGCCCACACGCCCGACAAGCGCATGGCCTTCGCGGCGTTTCCGGGCACCGCCTTCTCCAGCCCGCACCATGTCACCTTCTTCATGCAGGGCAATACGCCGCTCACCTCCAAGCTGATGCAGCCGGTGCTGGTGGATGCGCGCACCGCCAAGGTCACGGCCTCGCCCCAGCTGCCCTGGTACCTGACCGCCCTGCTGCTGTCGCAGCCGCTGCACTTTGGCGACTACGGCGGCCTGCCGATGAAGCTGCTGTGGGCCTTGCTCGACATCGCCACCCTGGTGGTGCTGGGCAGCGGCCTGTACCTGTGGGTTCGCCGCCGCGCCGACCAGAAGCAGGCGGCCGTTCAGTCACCGGACACCGGGCTCAGCTCGGCGGCGGGCTGAGTTGGCGCCCCCAACGTCGCTGCGCTCCGGCCCCCCGAGGGGGCCCTCGGCCCCTTGGGGCGGCCCGGCGGGGCTGAGCCGGCCGCGGTGCGTGCCCGCAGTGCGTCTCAGCGCGGGCCGTTCAGCCGTGGATACAGCTGCCTGAAGCGTGCGTAACGCGCCAGCAGCGCCTCGCGCCAGGCCGGCACCGGCTCATGGGCCTGGCGCACCGGGGCCGCGGCGCAGATGGCGGCCTCGTCGGCCCGCAGGCCCTGCTCAGCCAGCCAGGCCAGGCGCGCGGCGCCCAGCGCGGCGCCGGTCTCGCCGCCCTCGCGCAGCAGCAGCGGGCGGTCGATCAGCGTGGCCAGCAGCCGCGCCCAGTGCGCGCTGCGCGCACCGCCACCCACCAGTGACAGCGACTGGACCCGCGCGCGCTCGTCGGCATCCAGCGCAAACCAGCCGTCCAGCAGGCCGAAGCTCACGCCTTCCAGCACCGCCTGGGCCAGGTGGCCGCGGCCATGGGCATGGGTCAGGCCGATGAACGCGGCCTGCGCCTCGGGGTTGTTGTGCGGCGTGCGCTCGCCGCCCAGGTAGGGCAGAAAGATCGGCGCACGCTCGCGCTCGGCGGGGCTCAAGGCCTCGGCCTCGGCCACCAGCGCGGCTTCGCTGGCGGCGCCGGTGGCGTCCTTGGTCCAGCGCAGCGCGCTGGCGGCCGAGAGCATCACGCTCATCTGGTGCCAGCGGCCGGGCAAGGCATGGCAGAAGGCATGTACCGCGGCCGGCGGGTTGGGCCGGTAGCGGCTGCCGGTGACGAAGATCACGCCACTGGTGCCCAGCGACACGAAGCCCTGCCCCGGCGCCGTGGCGCCAATGCCCACCGCGCTGGCGGCGTTGTCGCCCCCGCCGCCGGCGATCGCAATGCCCGCCGGCAGGCCCCAGCGGCGGGCCAGCGTCTCGTGCAGGTGGCCGGCCACGTCGCTGCCTTCCACCACGCGCGGCATCTGCGCCTCGGCAAGGCCGCAGGCGGCCAGCACGGTGGGGCTCCAGCGGCGCGCGGCCACGTCGAGCCACAGCGTGCCCGAGGCGTCGCTGGCGTCGCTGGCCTTCTCGCCCTCGCTGCCGATGCCGCCACCGCTCAGCTTGAAGCGCAGCCAGTCCTTGGGCAGCAGCACGGTGGCCACGCGGGCAAACAGCTCGGGCTCGTGCCGGCGCACCCACATCAGCTTGGGCGCGGTGAAGCCGGGCATGGCCAGGTTGCCGGCGATCTGGTGCAGCGCCGGCACGGCGGCCTCCAGCGCGGCGCACTCGGCGCCGCTGCGGCCGTCGTTCCACAGGATGGCCGGGCGCAGCACCTGGCCCGCGGCATCCAGCAGAACGGCGCCGTGCATCTGGCCCGACAGGCCGATGGCGCGCACATCGCCCAAGGCCTGCGGCACCTGTCGCTTCAGCTGGGCCATCGCCGCATCCAGCGCCGCCCACCAGTCAGCCGGTTGCTGCTCGCTCCACAGCGGCTGCGGGCGTTGCAGCGTCAGCGGCGCGCCGGTGGTGGCGACGATGCGCTGATCGTTGGCCAGCAGCAGCAGCTTGATTTCGGAGGTGCCGAGGTCGATGCCGAGGTACATGGTGGAGCCGGGTGCTCTATGTCGAGCCGGAGAAACGGTTGGCCGACTGCTTGCGGAAGTCGCTGGGCGTCATGCCCTTGACCTCGAGAAAGCGCCGGTTGAAGTTGGCCACGTTGTTGAATCCCACCTCGTAGCAGATGTGGGTGATGAGGCGGTCGCTCTCCATCAGCAGCTGGCAGGCGCGGTGGATGCGCACGCGGTTGACGAAGTCGACAAAGGTGTTGCCGGTGGCGCGGCGAAAAAAGCGCGAGAAGCGGCTCTCGCTCATGCCCAGCTCGGCGGCCACGCCGGCCAGCGTGATGGGCTCGGCGATGTTGTCGGTGATGCGGCTGACCACGGCATGGATCTGCGCGATCGAGGCATCGTCGCCATCGCTTTGCAGCTGCACGCTCGACAGCAGCCGGTAATCGGTGCAGGCGGCCAGGTCGGCCAGGTAGTCGCAGAAGGCGGTGATGCGGCGCAGGCCGCGCGAGGTCTTCACGCGCTGCCAGTGGGTGGTGGCCCGCTCCGACAGGCCGAAGAACTCGATGCCGTTCTTGGCGCGCTCGAGCAGCGGCAGCACCTCGCGCAGCTCGGGAATGGTGTCGGCCGCCCGGGCCAGCGGCTCGTGCGAGAACTGGATCACCAGGTCGCGCTGCTCGACGCCGCCTTCGGGCACATCCAGGCTCACCCAGTTGTGCGGCAGGCGCGGGCCGGTGAGCACCAGCTGGCCGGGGCCGAAGGGGCCGATCCAGTCGCCCACGAACACCTTGCCGCTGGTGCTGGTGATCAGGTGCAGCTCGTACTCGTCGTGGTAGTGCCAGCGCGCCAGCGGCGTGGGAAATCCGTGCGACAGGCAGCGCACGAAGCCGACGTCGCTGGACGACTCGTAGCCCAGGTCGGGCGAGCGCGCATGCTCGTGCTCCAGCTCGGGCCGGATGTCGCGGGGCAGACCGGGCTTGACCGACATGGCTGGGGCGCGGGCCGGCAATCAGCCGGCGCTGCGGCGCGCCACGAAGTCGAGCACGCGGGCGTGGGCCGTGCGCAGCGCGGCCACCAGGCGCGCATC includes these proteins:
- a CDS encoding TonB-dependent siderophore receptor is translated as MSRNPALSACAFAAALVFLPAHGQSQPAVATTDSAPPAPAAQASTTATASTTPASGQAVVITGKRAQRISKGATGLPLTIKDTPQSVSTVDKEELSDFGLDGANDALSLVTGVNVEQYETNRATYNARGFDIQSTQLDGLGMTNSWGTVVGQQDTFLFERIEVIRGANGLLTGVGNSSGTINYVRKRPTNTDQGTIGLTLGSYNKKRLTLDLNRRLSDDGRWAGRLVVAHDDKDSYLRALHDKRTSIYGVIDGQIGSNGTLTLGFSHQDMKQKSPMWGSLTLNYTNGSRANFDRSASTSQDWTYWNTRTNSGFIEYTHSLSENWELKATYNVRRTEEATRLLYAYTNGGGLNADNTGLVGWAYTSYSPSDSEILDVNLNGRFSLFGRKHQLLAGLSHATDEFTTDTRAAVVGNFLALPAFPYAGNVYAEPTWGAAEPATAGKQVLTRLYLASRLNLADGLHAITGLNAVRLQREGSSRYGNTPATVYPDTSKVSPYLGLSYEITPDISAYASYSSIFQNQEQVDFGGEYLAPMKGLNHEIGVKAEWLDKKLLTTLAVYGAKQSGLAAFAGTFPTDTDPNTTRDGTYYYTPVDAKSSGWEFEAMGRVGEGVKLAAGIARVEIEGINGYQVGTLWVPKTTAHVRAESKLPLLPGLRAGASLRWQSEVQGSSGVRQTAYTLVDAFAAYEFDASTSVRLNVKNLLDKTYVRGLQYGAIYGAPRNYQLSLQHKF
- a CDS encoding PepSY-associated TM helix domain-containing protein — protein: MPSPKALRVWSWLHTWSSLVCTVFMLLLCLTGLPLIFHHEIEHLSGDEVELPALAHSGPPASFDTVLAAARAKYPQRVLQYASADEENPLLWHVTLTPTPAPTDDYKSLAVDGRNAQVLRDARTSEGFMYWMLRLHVDLFADLPGKLFLGFMGLLLVIAIVSGVVLYAPFMRKLEFGAVRRDRSPRLKWLDLHNLLGIVTLVWALVVGFTGVINTWTDLLVKYWQYSELSALLAPYQGQALVAEAERAPMQAALDAARAHTPDKRMAFAAFPGTAFSSPHHVTFFMQGNTPLTSKLMQPVLVDARTAKVTASPQLPWYLTALLLSQPLHFGDYGGLPMKLLWALLDIATLVVLGSGLYLWVRRRADQKQAAVQSPDTGLSSAAG
- the xylB gene encoding xylulokinase, whose product is MYLGIDLGTSEIKLLLLANDQRIVATTGAPLTLQRPQPLWSEQQPADWWAALDAAMAQLKRQVPQALGDVRAIGLSGQMHGAVLLDAAGQVLRPAILWNDGRSGAECAALEAAVPALHQIAGNLAMPGFTAPKLMWVRRHEPELFARVATVLLPKDWLRFKLSGGGIGSEGEKASDASDASGTLWLDVAARRWSPTVLAACGLAEAQMPRVVEGSDVAGHLHETLARRWGLPAGIAIAGGGGDNAASAVGIGATAPGQGFVSLGTSGVIFVTGSRYRPNPPAAVHAFCHALPGRWHQMSVMLSAASALRWTKDATGAASEAALVAEAEALSPAERERAPIFLPYLGGERTPHNNPEAQAAFIGLTHAHGRGHLAQAVLEGVSFGLLDGWFALDADERARVQSLSLVGGGARSAHWARLLATLIDRPLLLREGGETGAALGAARLAWLAEQGLRADEAAICAAAPVRQAHEPVPAWREALLARYARFRQLYPRLNGPR
- a CDS encoding AraC family transcriptional regulator, whose translation is MSVKPGLPRDIRPELEHEHARSPDLGYESSSDVGFVRCLSHGFPTPLARWHYHDEYELHLITSTSGKVFVGDWIGPFGPGQLVLTGPRLPHNWVSLDVPEGGVEQRDLVIQFSHEPLARAADTIPELREVLPLLERAKNGIEFFGLSERATTHWQRVKTSRGLRRITAFCDYLADLAACTDYRLLSSVQLQSDGDDASIAQIHAVVSRITDNIAEPITLAGVAAELGMSESRFSRFFRRATGNTFVDFVNRVRIHRACQLLMESDRLITHICYEVGFNNVANFNRRFLEVKGMTPSDFRKQSANRFSGST